The region gggcaatcgggccagtaggggagcagttaggcgtcaatcaggctggcaggggagtggttagggggtgatcaggctggcaggcagaagtggttaggggcaatcaggcaggcaggcaggcgagtggttaggagccagcagtcctggattgtgagatagatgtccgactgcccgtttaggcccaatcccactcgggcctaaatgggcagtcggatatccctcgaggggtcccagattagagagggtgcaggctgggctgagggacacacatccCCCCTCcgccctgcacgaatttcatgcaccaggcctctagttggttaataagatcatataggtttcaaggtgTACATTCCTATGATACatgatttgtatattgcattatgtgccagaccatctttcttttttaatttaaaaaattattgttgaaagtattacagatgtcgcTTTGTTTTCTCCCCCccaccattgaccccctcctccctgcacactcccctcccaagccttttccacactcttgtctgtgtccatgggctatgcatatatgcatttaattccccagttaatctctctcccctacccccacccccaccttccctctaagatttatcggtctgttcatggttctatgtctgtggatctattttgttcatcagtttattttgtccattagattccacatatgagtgagatcatgtgatatttatctttccctgactggcctatttcacttagcataatactctctaggtccatccatgctgttgcaaattgtaagagttctttctttttttatagccatgtagtattccattgtgtagatgtaccacagttttttaatccactcatctgctgatgggcacttggcctatttccaaatcttagctattataaattgcactgtATGAAcctagggtgcatatattctttctgattggtgtttcaggtttcttaggatatattcctagaagtggaatcactggatcaaattggagttccatttttaattttttgaggaatttccattctgttttccacgGTGGTTGCACGAGTCTGCCAAAATCTCAcaatgagaaccactgctaataATCTGGTGCATTTTCTAACAAATTTTCCATGTACATGTATTTTTCCAGAGTTGAAGTTACCTTGCACATAACTAttctaaatactttttaaaacttaaacccTACGGCCCCGTGAGGTTgtaacggccccggtgaggtcgggatggccctggtgaggctgggacggccccggtgaggctgaaatggccccggtgaagTTGGAATGGCCCCAgggaggttgagacggccccggggAGGTTGAAACAGCCTCAGTGATGCCGAGAGGGCCCCGGTGAGgacgggacggccccggtgaggttgaaacagccccggtgaggacgggacggccccggtgaggttgggacagataatggggaccagtatagactgatgaacagagatagatgcagaggcagagcagcattgaacagactatcaaactatagtgggaagcctggggagggtttgggggggtggTTAAGaaatcaatcaaaggacttatatgcatgcatataagaataaccaatggacacaagacactagggggtaggggataggggaatgtcaagggggggaataaaggagacatatgtaatattctttgtaatacttcaagaaataaaaattattttaaaaaaacttaaaccCTAAACATTTTCCTATAATTTCAAATactaatattatttcttctatttttaaagataagtcATTAAATGATACAAAATGCTATTCAGTGAAAAGCAATTCTTCAACCCTCTGCAGACTCCAGAGGCAATTGCTTTCAGGAGTTTTGTGACTCCTTTCCTGAATTTTCCCAGTAGATTTCCTTTAGCTATCTGTCACTCTGGGGGTTCTGCAGTAGGACTGGTTTGCACACACCCCAGATCTGTGTCTCTTTCTCCCATAAATACAGGATCGGCCTTTGTGCTACTTGGAAATAACTTGAGGTTGTTTCATctacatcagtgattctcaacatGGGTGGAGTTAttttgccccgcccccctcccgggGAATAtttagcaatgtctggagacatttttggttgtcataactGAGAGTTGCTATTgacatctagtgggtggaggccacagatgctgctaaacatcttatAATGCACAGGACTGCCCCTGCAACAAAGAATCATCTAGCTCCAACTGGCAATATTACCAAGGTCGAGAAACCTGATCTGTATGGACATGTGACCCACAAAGTCAGATTCCCGGGCCACCGACAGCTTCAGTACCCATAATTCAGTGCCCTGCAGTCTCTGAGAAGATGAGCCCAGCTGCAACAGGAAGCTCTGAGGCCAGGGAGCTCTGCACCTGAGACTGGGAatagggaggggtgaggagggagctGAGCTTCTTCATGCAGGAAATGAAACTGACATGACAGGCTGAAATTGATACCCATGACTGTGACTGATAGAGGCCATCTCTGGTTAATCTTGCAGCAGCTCATTGTGATTAACCATGACCACAGGGCTCGATCTAGTCTGCAACCACTAAGAGATGAATTTTGACTGAGACAGATTGGCATGTCCAGTGTCACTGAGAAAATGTGACAGACATGCTAAGGAGCAGCAGCATGGAGACaagaacagacagacagaccttggtttgaatcctagctctgccactctCTTGCTGTGtatcctttctgagcctcagttgtttTTCCCCCTGTAAGTTGGGGATGCTAATACCTGCTTACTAGGGTGATGTAAGGTTTAGAAATCATAAACAAATGGCCTACCCTATGGATTTTGGACTTACCTAGCCAGCCCTCACAATCACATAAGCCAATTTCTTAATACAAGCAATAAATCTCTTAATATATATCTCCTTTTAATTCTGCTTTCATGGTTGGACTTTGACTAGTGCAACCACCCAGCACAGTGCTAGGCTTTCAAATAGAAGCCATTTATTAATACCAAATTGCAGTCATTAATTAAATGCATAATATATGTACTTAGCTGAACCTTTGTGCCTGGCTTTGTGCTAGGTTCCAGGAAAACAGTCGAGAACAAAACAGGCAGGTCCCCACCCTCAGGGACCAGTTACAGCCTGACTGAGGTATTAGATTAGGCCTGTTTGGCGGGAGGACACTGGGTGATTATGGCCGGAGAGACTGAGGTGGTGACTACTGCTAAAGAGACCAGTTCTCTCTGGGCTGGGAGCTGGATTTCTGAGGCTCTCTCTTAGGCCTCAGTGTGGTTGGAAGTTAAGACTCGGTGACAGTGTCACTCAGGTAGCCGTCGGCTGACCAGGACCACGACTGAGTATCCGACAGTGGCTACTAAGCAGCCATGACCTTGCCCCCAGCTTCAGTAACCAGGACTGATTGAGACCAACGGATCTTGGCTGGTAGATGTGTTTCTGGAACGGGATATAAAATGCACAGTTTGACAAAAGTTGTTACCCACGACGGtacccacaaattacctgaaagatgggagaaatgtaaaaaaaaaaaaaaaagttgttatcCACGGTTCTGGAGCTAAAACGAGAAACTAAAAGCAAAAGGTAATATTCTGGGGCGGAACCTGCCGGCGCGGACCGCTCGTCCTGCGACCTAGAGATCTGCCCGGGCGGTTTTTCCGTAGCTCTTGTCCGACGCCAGAGCGGACTTCCGGTGCGCTTCCGCGGTGCGTGAGCGGGGCGGCACCGAGGCTGGTGAGTGCGGCTTCCCGGTCTGTTTTAATTCCGCTCCTTTCGTTGTTTGTGTAGCGGGGCCACCCCGTTCCCGGCCTGGGGTCGCGGCGTGCCCTGGACTAGGGCACCTCgcgggggcctgtgggctggtgGTGGGACCCTGGTGTCCCCGAAGGCCTTTCTCCCGAGAAACCGTCACCAGGGAGGGCGCCCCAGCACTCCCCGGGCCACCGGGTAACTTCGGGCTTTCTTAACTCCAGGACTTGGGGGCCCGAGGCCTTGGCTGCGCCCGACCTGGTTCCGTCCGGCTCTCGGTAACTTCCCGGTAAGGTCTTTCCCCGAAAGGAGCCTTTGTTTCTCAACTGCGAAACGGATaccatgtttttattaaatgaatgttTATCAAGTGTCGACTCTAGGATGTGCTCGAGGTGTAAAGAGATTCAGATCTCGTGGAGGTGACAACCCTCGAGTAAACATGGGCAAACTTGCCCACTTGGTACGTGAAATGAGCGTGTAGCACCAGAGACCCGACCTCGGAGGCTGTACGGAGGAGACATTATTGGGCTGAATCAGGAAAATTATGTGACAGGAGGGAAGCGCCTCATAGGCAGAGGAGCTTCTCGTTTGAGGGTCGGGAGGAGGCCGGTGTGCCTGGAGCAGAGCTTGTGTGGGGAGCAGGGTGTGAAACGAGCTGCAGGAGTTGCCGGGGCCCAGACCATGGATTTTGGTTTCCCCAGAACCACATGGGAAACCACCCGGAGGTATTAAAAGTGGGTGTCCACATGCCTAGATTGGCATTTTGCAAAGGTCACTCCAGCTGTGGATGGAGACTGGATTGGAGGGGCCAGCGCCCTGGGTGAGTGTCATGGTCGTTTGGTTAAGGAGGTGGTGAAGAGAAGTGGATGGATGCATTTCCAGGGCATCTTCTCTGTGTCAGGCCACATGCCAGCTGCGGAAGATGCAATGAATAGAATTACAGGCTGATGGAATTAGAGTGAAAGTAATTATCAGGGAGGAGCACACAGATGCCACAAGGGAAAGTGGCTAAATGAGGAGCAATTTTCTAAATGTAATAGCTGTGCATTTAGCAAATATTCATCAAGTACCTTCTGAATTAGGGTTGGGAATAGGAAGATGATGTATAAGTTATTTAGAGCCGTGGCTTTCAGGCTTTTTCGGACCGTGACCTACGGtaacaaatacattttatgttGCAACTGAGTGTGTACACAAACACAAAGCTTCAGAAAGCAGTTATTATCTTCATCACTCCTGATACactaatttttttattctattcttttcgttaaaaaataataatactggcTGAGACCCTAAACTGTTTCTTAACCCATAACGAGTTGTGACTtgaagtctgaaaaaaaaaaagctgatttAAAGTGAGGGTCATTTGTAGTGTTTTGGGGTTCAGGCAGTAAAATATACCCTTAATGTTTTTGTGAAAGGGTTGGTCTTCCTTTCCTcgctgtttcattttgttttgattgTGTAAAATATATAGAGTAAAAAGAACTAAGCAGGCCACTGATTCTCTCTTTGTGAAATTTTAGTGCCTTCTCATATGTCTGGCTAGATTGGAAGTGCCTAGAGGGCAGTGGCTGtcttactctagagcagtggttatcaaccttggctccacattagaatcacctgggagcctttttaaaatcctgatttctgggcttcatcctccagaaattctgtttctttgttactaatgttgtgggcccccccataacaaagaaatagaatttctggaggatgaggcccagaaatcaggattctaaaaagattcccaggtgattctaatgtgcagccaaggttgagaaccactgctctagaggtttTATTTAGTGCCCGGTAAAGATCCTGACACAGTGCAGGCATACAGTGgttatttgttgaattaaatagGTAGGTGTCTTGGGACTAGAAGGGTAGACAATTGTTTGGTTTAAATGAATTCATGTTGGAACCATTCTTACAAATACCACAGAGGCAGTGTCTGCCTACAGACGTTTTACAGTATTCCCCCATAGGTGGTTCAGGGGTAGGTAAAATAAGTGCTCTGAGCTTTCTCTTCTAAATACTGATCCTAGGCCAGCCATGCCACCCAAGTCCATTCTGGACGAGTGGTCCAGCGTTGCCACTGACTGTGGGCCCTTTGGGAAATTGTCTCACTCCTTGGACTTTAGGTTTTTATGTGTAAAAGGAGAAGAGAATGTTTGAGTTGAAAAGCCTCCATTTCCCAGATTTGTTGTGAATTTTAGATGCTGAGCACCCACTTTCCACCTCTCTGTTTCTGGGCTTCCCCTGAGGCTTATGGGAAACTGGTTGTGTACTTGAGTCAAGCATCCTTCTCAATTCTTCTGGGACTTTCTAGCAATAGGTTTTAGGCAGAGTTACAGTTTAAGTGGACCATTCAGGCTTCCTTTACTTTCATCCTCCATGGTGTGAGAGAGAGATCCGAGAGCAGATCCTGAGTGGACAGTGGGAAGAACACTGGCCTGGAGGGCAGGGTACCCAGGTTCTAATTTGTGTGACTTTGTATGTCCTTATGTGACCTGAACATGttacttctctggtgtcttttcaGCTGTGAAGTGAGTATTCTCTTCTCTCTGAATCTCAcgttttcatctgtaaatggatgtagggttgtggtgaggattaagGGAGATATTTCTATCAGGGGCATAGAGATTGCTCAGTAAATGAAGCATTCTTCCCCAAGTTCTGACAAACTCTGGTTGCTTTCCTTTTCAGCTGTTCTGAAAATAAGAAGGGTTCTCCTTTGGTCGCCTGTCACTGCAGCCATGGCTGCCATGCAGATGGATCCTGAGCTTGCCAAGAGCCTCTTCTTTGAAGGGGCCACTGTGATCATCCTGAATATGCCCAAGGGGACAGAGTTTGGCATTGACTACAACTCCTGGGAGGTGGGGCCCAAGTTCCGGGGTGTGAAGATGATTCCACCAGGCATCCACTTCCTCCACTACAGCTCTGTGGACAAGGCCAATCCCAGGGATGTAGGCCCTCGAATGGGCTTCTTCCTTTGCCTGCAGCAGCGGGAGCTGACGGTCCTGCGCTGGAACTCAGTCCAGGAAGAGGTAGACCTTTCCCCAGCCCCAGAGGCTGAGGTGGAGGCCATGAGGGCCAACCTCCAGGATCTAGACCAGTTTCTGGGACCTTACCCATATGCCACGCTCAAGAAGTGGATCTCACTCACCAACTTCATCAGCGAGGCCACAATGGAGAGGCTGCAGCCCGAGAGCCGGCAGATCTGTGCCTTCTCAGAGGTGTTGCCTGTGCTCTCCCTGAAGCACACCAAGGACCGGGTGGGGCAGAATCTACCCCGCTGTGGCACCGAGTGCAAAAGCTACCAGGAAGGCCTGGCCCGGCTGCCTGAGATGAAGCCCAAAGCCGGGACAGAGATCCGCTTCTCCGAGCTTCCCACACAGATGTTCCCAGCAGGTGCCACACCAGCAGAGATAACCAGGCACAGCATGGACCTGAGCTATGCCCTGGAGACTGTGCTCAGCAAGCAGttccccagcagcccccaggATGTACTCGGTGAGGAGGAACAAGGCTCTTTGGGAGTGGGCCAAGGAGGGGTATTGGATTAGGGAGTATACCTTGGGTTATCTAGTCTAGGGGTTCCTAAAGCTGGCTAGGAGGCAGTCATGCCCAGTACACTCAGTAAAGATACGGATGTCCAGGCCTTAACCCTGGAGATTGACTCAGGCCCCAGtgatttgtctgtctgtctgtgtaatAAACATGAACCCTAGGTGAACCTGATGCAGACAGTCCTGTGTTTAGGAACCACTGACATGGCCCagcccctcattttacagattgaGGTCAGTAGAAGCAAAGGATTGCTAAGTGGTCAGAATGAGACCAGAGCCAAGGgctcctggttcccaggcctccctcttccctcctcaaCTTGCTCCTGATTCTCTCAAGGTGTTGGTCTCTCGACtgcttagaccagccgtgggcaaact is a window of Myotis daubentonii chromosome 8, mMyoDau2.1, whole genome shotgun sequence DNA encoding:
- the AAR2 gene encoding protein AAR2 homolog isoform X3 gives rise to the protein MAAMQMDPELAKSLFFEGATVIILNMPKGTEFGIDYNSWEVGPKFRGVKMIPPGIHFLHYSSVDKANPRDVGPRMGFFLCLQQRELTVLRWNSVQEEVDLSPAPEAEVEAMRANLQDLDQFLGPYPYATLKKWISLTNFISEATMERLQPESRQICAFSEVLPVLSLKHTKDRVGQNLPRCGTECKSYQEGLARLPEMKPKAGTEIRFSELPTQMFPAGATPAEITRHSMDLSYALETVLSKQFPSSPQDVLGELQFAFVCFLLGNVYEAFEHWKQLLNLLCRSEEAMVKHHTLYVNLISILYHQLGEIPPDFFVDIVSQNNFLTSTLQLQPSPGPSSLLCTVVVASCLLPLLTAIIHTDHQGNLR
- the AAR2 gene encoding protein AAR2 homolog isoform X2, whose product is MAAMQMDPELAKSLFFEGATVIILNMPKGTEFGIDYNSWEVGPKFRGVKMIPPGIHFLHYSSVDKANPRDVGPRMGFFLCLQQRELTVLRWNSVQEEVDLSPAPEAEVEAMRANLQDLDQFLGPYPYATLKKWISLTNFISEATMERLQPESRQICAFSEVLPVLSLKHTKDRVGQNLPRCGTECKSYQEGLARLPEMKPKAGTEIRFSELPTQMFPAGATPAEITRHSMDLSYALETVLSKQFPSSPQDVLGELQFAFVCFLLGNVYEAFEHWKQLLNLLCRSEEAMVKHHTLYVNLISILYHQLGEIPPDFFVDIVSQNNFLTSTLQSTSSEPSSGRRGTLASSITGASKPPVRLSCLAAGRHLGWQLICISP
- the AAR2 gene encoding protein AAR2 homolog isoform X1 is translated as MAAMQMDPELAKSLFFEGATVIILNMPKGTEFGIDYNSWEVGPKFRGVKMIPPGIHFLHYSSVDKANPRDVGPRMGFFLCLQQRELTVLRWNSVQEEVDLSPAPEAEVEAMRANLQDLDQFLGPYPYATLKKWISLTNFISEATMERLQPESRQICAFSEVLPVLSLKHTKDRVGQNLPRCGTECKSYQEGLARLPEMKPKAGTEIRFSELPTQMFPAGATPAEITRHSMDLSYALETVLSKQFPSSPQDVLGELQFAFVCFLLGNVYEAFEHWKQLLNLLCRSEEAMVKHHTLYVNLISILYHQLGEIPPDFFVDIVSQNNFLTSTLQVFFSSACSIAVNATLRQKAEKFQAHLTKKFRWDFAAEPEDCAPVVVELPEGVETG
- the AAR2 gene encoding protein AAR2 homolog isoform X4, yielding MAAMQMDPELAKSLFFEGATVIILNMPKGTEFGIDYNSWEVGPKFRGVKMIPPGIHFLHYSSVDKANPRDVGPRMGFFLCLQQRELTVLRWNSVQEEVDLSPAPEAEVEAMRANLQDLDQFLGPYPYATLKKWISLTNFISEATMERLQPESRQICAFSEVLPVLSLKHTKDRVGQNLPRCGTECKSYQEGLARLPEMKPKAGTEIRFSELPTQMFPAGATPAEITRHSMDLSYALETVLSKQFPSSPQDVLGELQFAFVCFLLGNVYEAFEHWKQLLNLLCRSEEAMVKHHTLYVNLISILYHQLGEIPPDFFVDIVSQNNFLTSTLQAVSWFPLLLD